Proteins encoded by one window of Pempheris klunzingeri isolate RE-2024b chromosome 14, fPemKlu1.hap1, whole genome shotgun sequence:
- the mpp1 gene encoding 55 kDa erythrocyte membrane protein → MTLKSNKNEPAVVLESVSSVRTALSDLYLEQLLQNKPKSDKAAMQIYENKGAEVYTNGSAGHMNGTELTRMKEVEFEKNPSEPMGVTLKLNDRQRCTVARILHGGMIHRQGSLHEGDEIAEINGKSVTNQSVDQLQKILKETNGVVTMKIIPNLQSRSQACEMYMRAQFDYDPAKDDLIPCKEAGMKFQTGDIIQIINKQDPNWWQGRVESSTANFAGLIPSPELQEWRVASKSKAREGSQSCSPFGKKKKCKDKYLAKHSSIFDQLDVISYEEVVQLPAFNRKTLVLIGAPGVGRSHIKNALLTKYQEKFSYPAPHTTRPQRKDEENGQEYYFISNEAMTKCISGNELLEYGSFQGYMFGTKIETIQKIHEQGQIAVLDIEPQTLKVLRTADFAPLVVFIAPTNTAAQTENLQMIQKESDAILSTYRHFFDVVLVNNDVDESVKGVEEAMERATSTPQWVPVSWVY, encoded by the exons ATGACGCTGAAATCCAATAAAAACGAACCTGCAGTCGTACTGGAGTCTGTCAGCAGCGTCCGGACGGCCCTGTCCGACCTGTACCTGGAGCAGCTCctgcaaaacaaaccaaagtctGACAAG gctGCTATGCAAATCTATGAGAATAAGGGGGCTGAGGTTTACACCAACGGCAGTGCTGGACACATGAACGGCACAGAGCTGACCAGGATGAAGGAAGTGGAATTTGAAAAGAATCCCTCAGAGCCAATG GGGGTCACTCTGAAGCTCAACGACAGACAAAGGTGCACTGTGGCCAGGATATTACACGGGGGCATGATCCACAGGCAAG GGTCCTTACACGAAGGGGACGAAATAGCAGAAATCAACGGAAAAAGTGTGACAAACCAAAGCGTAGATCAACTACAAAAGATCCTG AAGGAAACCAACGGCGTAGTCACAATGAAGATCATTCCCAACCTGCAGAGTCGATCCCAAGCCTGTGAG ATGTACATGAGGGCCCAGTTTGATTATGACCCCGCCAAGGACGACCTCATCCCGTGCAAAGAGGCAGGTATGAAGTTTCAAACCGGTGACATCATCCAGATCATCAACAAGCAGGATCCGAACTGGTGGCAGGGCAGAGTGGAGAGCAGCACCGCTAACTTTGCTGGACTGATACCCTCCCCAGAGCTCCAGGAATG GAGGGTGGCGAGTAAAAGCAAGGCCAGAGAGGGCAGTCAGTCCTGCAGCCCgtttggaaagaaaaagaagtgcaAAGACAAGTACCTGGCCAAACACAGCTCTA TTTTTGACCAGCTGGATGTGATTTCTTATGAGGAGGTCGTTCAGCTCCCTGCTTTTAATAGGAAAACACTGGTGCTGATTG GTGCACCTGGCGTAGGAAGGAGCCATATCAAAAATGCACTATTGACCAAATACCAGGAGAAATTTTCCTACCCTGCACCGC ACACCACCAGACCCCAGCGTAAGGACGAGGAGAACGGACAGGAATATTACTTCATCTCCAACGAAGCCATGACCAAGTGCATCTCTGGGAATGAGCTGCTGGAGTACGGCAGCTTTCAGGGATACATGTTCGGCACCAAAATCGAGACCATCCAGAAGATCCACGAACAAGGCCAAATCGCTGTGCTGGATATAGAACCACAG aCCTTGAAAGTCTTGCGGACTGCTGACTTTGCGCCTCTCGTGGTGTTCATCGCCCCGACCAACACAGCGGCCCAG ACGGAAAACCTGCAGATGATCCAGAAAGAGTCGGATGCCATCTTGTCCACGTATAGACACTTCTTTGACGTGGTTCTCGTCAACAACGACGTGGACGAAAGCGTGAAAGGTGTGGAGGAGGCCATGGAGCGAGCCACCTCCACCCCGCAGTGGGTGCCTGTGTCATGGGTGTACTGA
- the vamp2 gene encoding vesicle-associated membrane protein 2, translating into MVTLVCKSAPAGAPAADGANQPPNLTSNRRLQQTQAQVDEVVDIMRVNVDKVLERDQKLSELDDRADALQAGASQFETSAAKLKNKYWWKNAKMMIILGVICVIVLIVIIVYFST; encoded by the exons ATGGTGACACTCGTCTGCAA GTCTGCCCCAGCTGGAGCCCCTGCAGCAGATGGAGCGAATCAACCTCCCAACCTCACCAGCAACCGCCGTCTGCAGCAGACACAGGCACAGGTGGACGAG GTGGTGGATATCATGCGTGTAAACGTGGATAAGGTTCTGGAGCGTGATCAGAAGCTGTCAGAGCTGGACGATAGGGCTGACGCCTTGCAGGCTGGAGCCTCTCAGTTTGAGACCAGCGCTGCAAAACTGAAGAATAAATACTGGTGGAAGAATGCCAAG ATGATGATTATCCTGGGTGTGATATGCGTGATTGTCCTCATCGTCATTATTG TGTACTTCAGCACCTAA